The following are encoded in a window of Mycobacterium sp. ELW1 genomic DNA:
- a CDS encoding serine hydrolase, with product MTALAARAAIVALVAGLTACSGTASKPEARPSRSDQPPPLVPAMALPDNAVDNAVAKLDGIAADLMKSAGIPGMAVAVVHGGKTVYAKGFGVKDGSRSADDPANKVDPDTVFQLASVSKPIGATVVAHQVSQNAIGWNTPVADTLPWFALSDPAATRMVTVGDLYSHRSGLPDHAGDQLEDLGYDRRYILDRLRQLPLAPFRISYAYTNFGLTAAAEAVAVAAGKSWEDLSDEVLYRPLGMASTSSRFADYEARTDKAVAHIRIDGAYKPLYTRDADPEAPAGGVSSSVNDLTHWLTMMLADGQYNGQRIVDPAALLPAVSPQIVSNPPTEPAMRSGFYGYGFNVGTTSAARVQLSHSGAFELGAATNFVIIPSADVAIVALTNATPTGIPETLTAEFADLVQFGEVRQDWRALYAHAFADMDKPFGTLAGKTPPANPVPAQPAATYTGTYRNDYWGAAVVAEKDGKLTLSLGPRPDTFELRHWDGDVFTFTFPSENFPPGSISTATFDGDKLTLEYYDEDKMGTFFR from the coding sequence ATGACCGCTCTGGCAGCACGTGCCGCGATCGTCGCCCTGGTCGCCGGGCTCACCGCGTGTAGCGGCACGGCATCCAAGCCCGAGGCGCGCCCGTCGCGCTCCGACCAACCACCCCCGCTGGTGCCCGCCATGGCGTTGCCGGACAACGCCGTCGACAACGCCGTCGCCAAACTCGACGGGATCGCCGCCGACCTGATGAAGTCCGCCGGCATCCCCGGGATGGCGGTTGCGGTGGTGCACGGCGGTAAGACCGTGTACGCCAAGGGCTTTGGCGTGAAGGACGGTAGCCGTTCCGCCGACGACCCCGCCAACAAGGTCGATCCGGACACGGTGTTCCAGCTGGCGTCGGTGTCCAAGCCGATCGGCGCCACCGTCGTCGCCCATCAGGTCAGCCAGAACGCCATCGGCTGGAACACCCCGGTGGCCGACACACTGCCGTGGTTCGCGCTGTCGGATCCGGCCGCCACCCGGATGGTCACCGTCGGTGACCTGTATTCGCACCGCTCCGGATTGCCCGACCACGCCGGCGATCAGCTGGAGGACCTCGGCTACGACCGGCGCTACATCCTGGACCGGCTGCGCCAACTTCCGCTGGCGCCGTTCCGAATCTCCTACGCATACACAAACTTCGGACTGACCGCAGCCGCCGAGGCGGTGGCGGTGGCGGCAGGCAAGTCCTGGGAGGACCTCAGCGACGAGGTGCTGTACCGGCCGCTGGGCATGGCGTCGACCAGCTCCCGGTTCGCCGACTACGAGGCCAGGACCGACAAGGCGGTCGCGCACATCCGCATCGACGGGGCCTACAAGCCGCTCTACACGCGCGACGCGGATCCCGAAGCGCCCGCCGGTGGGGTGAGTTCCTCGGTGAATGACCTCACCCACTGGCTGACGATGATGCTGGCCGACGGACAGTACAACGGTCAGCGCATCGTCGATCCCGCCGCGCTGCTGCCCGCGGTGTCCCCGCAGATCGTGTCGAACCCGCCGACGGAGCCGGCGATGCGCTCCGGCTTCTACGGCTACGGGTTCAACGTCGGCACCACGTCCGCGGCCCGGGTGCAGCTGAGCCATTCCGGGGCCTTCGAGCTCGGCGCCGCAACCAACTTCGTGATCATCCCGTCGGCCGATGTCGCGATCGTCGCACTGACCAACGCCACCCCCACGGGCATCCCGGAGACGCTGACCGCGGAATTCGCCGACCTGGTTCAGTTCGGCGAGGTGCGTCAGGACTGGCGCGCGCTGTACGCCCACGCGTTCGCCGATATGGACAAGCCGTTCGGCACGCTCGCCGGCAAGACACCGCCGGCCAACCCCGTCCCGGCCCAACCGGCCGCCACTTACACCGGCACCTACCGCAACGACTACTGGGGTGCGGCAGTGGTCGCCGAAAAGGACGGCAAGCTCACGCTGTCGTTGGGGCCGCGGCCGGACACCTTCGAACTCCGCCACTGGGACGGCGACGTGT
- a CDS encoding MBL fold metallo-hydrolase, translating into MLRAAVRLAAGTASLAGGGWLLRALNDAPASLGAGPADIRPVADASPNYREGVFHNLEPASALRLDSEESRLVLFDMFSTRSASRPAGTVPLVTPAATKSEPLAVSWLGHSTALLEIDGYRVLTDPVWSERCSPSRTVGPQRLHPVPAPLEALPALDAVVISHDHYDHLDMDTVLGLVRTQRAPFVVPLGVGAHLRQWRVPPERIIELDWNAEARIGDLTLVCTPARHFSGRFLSRNTTLWASWAIIGPQHRAYFGGDTGYTSSFADIGAEHGPFDLTLMPIGAYNKSWPDIHMNPEEAVRAHRDVTDAGLLVPIHWCTFRLAPHPWAEPVERMLAAADEAGVQAAVPRPGGRVVAGAAGAIDKWWQL; encoded by the coding sequence ATGTTGAGGGCCGCAGTGCGCCTGGCCGCCGGGACCGCGTCGCTGGCCGGCGGCGGATGGCTGCTACGCGCCCTCAACGACGCCCCCGCCTCGCTGGGGGCCGGGCCCGCCGACATCAGGCCGGTCGCCGACGCCTCGCCCAACTACCGCGAGGGGGTGTTCCACAACCTGGAGCCGGCCTCCGCGCTGCGGCTGGATTCCGAGGAGAGCCGCCTCGTCCTGTTCGACATGTTCTCCACCCGCTCGGCCAGCCGCCCCGCCGGCACCGTGCCGCTGGTCACGCCGGCGGCCACCAAGTCCGAGCCGCTGGCGGTCAGCTGGCTGGGCCACTCGACGGCGCTGCTGGAGATCGACGGCTACCGGGTGCTCACCGATCCGGTGTGGAGTGAGCGCTGCTCGCCGTCGCGCACCGTCGGGCCGCAGCGGCTACACCCGGTGCCCGCCCCGCTGGAGGCGCTGCCCGCGCTGGACGCGGTCGTGATCAGCCACGACCACTACGACCATCTCGACATGGACACCGTGCTGGGGCTGGTCCGCACCCAGCGGGCGCCGTTCGTCGTGCCGCTCGGCGTCGGCGCTCACCTGCGGCAGTGGCGTGTCCCGCCGGAACGCATCATCGAACTCGACTGGAACGCCGAAGCCCGCATCGGGGACCTCACCCTGGTGTGCACGCCCGCGCGGCACTTCTCCGGCCGGTTCTTGTCCCGCAATACGACGCTGTGGGCGTCGTGGGCGATCATCGGCCCGCAGCACCGCGCTTACTTCGGCGGCGACACCGGCTACACCAGCAGCTTCGCCGACATCGGCGCCGAGCACGGCCCCTTCGACCTGACGTTGATGCCCATCGGGGCCTACAACAAGTCCTGGCCGGATATCCACATGAACCCGGAGGAGGCGGTGCGCGCCCACCGCGATGTCACCGATGCCGGGCTGCTGGTCCCGATCCACTGGTGCACGTTCCGGCTGGCTCCCCATCCGTGGGCCGAGCCGGTCGAGCGGATGCTGGCGGCCGCCGACGAGGCCGGCGTGCAGGCGGCGGTGCCGCGGCCGGGTGGCAGGGTCGTGGCGGGCGCGGCGGGAGCAATAGACAAGTGGTGGCAACTGTGA